In one Mycobacteroides chelonae genomic region, the following are encoded:
- the atpD gene encoding F0F1 ATP synthase subunit beta, giving the protein MTAPTANKTVGRVVRVTGPVVDVEFPRDAVPPLFSALNAEITYEAMAKTLTLEVAQHLGDNLVRTVSMQPTDGLVRGVDVINTGNTIAVPVGDGVKGHVFNALGNCLDEPGYGSDFEKWSIHRKPPAFDQLEPRTEMLETGLKVVDLLTPYVRGGKIALFGGAGVGKTVLIQEMINRIARNFGGTSVFAGVGERTREGNDLWVELADANVLKDTALVFGQMDEPPGTRMRVALSALTMAEYFRDEQGQDVLLFIDNIFRFTQAGSEVSTLLGRMPSAVGYQPTLADEMGELQERITSTRGRSITSMQAVYVPADDYTDPAPATTFAHLDATTELSRAVFSKGIFPAVDPLASSSTILLPSVVGDEHYRVAQEVIRILQRYQDLQDIIAILGIDELSEEDKQLVGRARRIERFLSQNMMAAEQFTGQPGSTVPLKETIEAFDKLTKGEFDHLPEQAFFLIGGLDDLAKKAESLGAKL; this is encoded by the coding sequence ATGACCGCACCAACTGCTAACAAGACCGTAGGGCGAGTGGTTCGCGTTACCGGCCCGGTTGTTGACGTGGAGTTCCCGCGCGACGCCGTGCCGCCGCTCTTCTCCGCCCTCAACGCCGAGATCACCTACGAGGCGATGGCCAAGACGCTGACCCTCGAGGTCGCACAGCACCTGGGCGACAACCTGGTGCGCACCGTGTCCATGCAGCCGACCGATGGTCTGGTGCGTGGCGTGGATGTCATCAACACCGGTAACACCATCGCGGTGCCGGTCGGCGACGGCGTCAAGGGGCACGTGTTCAACGCCCTGGGCAACTGCCTCGACGAGCCGGGCTACGGCAGCGACTTCGAGAAGTGGTCCATCCATCGCAAGCCCCCGGCCTTCGATCAGCTCGAGCCGCGTACCGAGATGCTGGAGACCGGCCTCAAGGTCGTCGACCTGCTGACCCCGTACGTGCGTGGTGGCAAGATCGCCCTGTTCGGTGGTGCCGGTGTCGGTAAGACCGTTCTGATCCAGGAGATGATCAACCGCATCGCCCGCAACTTCGGTGGCACCTCGGTGTTCGCCGGCGTGGGTGAGCGCACCCGTGAGGGCAACGACCTCTGGGTCGAGCTCGCCGACGCCAACGTCCTCAAGGACACCGCGTTGGTGTTCGGCCAGATGGACGAGCCGCCCGGCACGCGTATGCGCGTCGCCCTCTCGGCGCTGACCATGGCCGAGTACTTCCGCGACGAGCAGGGCCAGGACGTGCTGCTGTTCATCGACAACATCTTCCGGTTCACCCAGGCCGGTTCCGAGGTGTCGACCCTGCTGGGTCGTATGCCTTCGGCCGTGGGTTACCAGCCGACGCTGGCCGACGAGATGGGTGAGCTGCAGGAGCGCATCACCTCGACCCGTGGCCGGTCCATCACCTCGATGCAGGCCGTGTACGTGCCCGCCGATGACTACACCGACCCGGCGCCGGCGACCACGTTCGCGCACCTGGACGCCACCACCGAGCTTTCTCGTGCGGTGTTCTCCAAGGGCATCTTCCCGGCCGTGGACCCGCTGGCTTCGTCGTCGACGATTCTGCTGCCGTCCGTCGTGGGTGACGAGCACTACCGCGTCGCGCAGGAAGTCATCCGGATTCTGCAGCGCTACCAGGACTTGCAGGACATCATCGCGATCCTCGGTATCGACGAACTGTCGGAAGAGGACAAGCAGCTGGTGGGTCGCGCACGTCGTATCGAGCGCTTCCTGAGCCAGAACATGATGGCCGCCGAGCAGTTCACCGGTCAGCCCGGCTCGACCGTGCCGCTCAAGGAGACCATCGAGGCGTTCGACAAGCTCACCAAGGGCGAGTTCGACCACCTGCCCGAGCAGGCGTTCTTCCTCATCGGTGGCCTGGACGACTTGGCGAAGAAGGCCGAAAGCCTCGGCGCCAAGCTGTAA
- a CDS encoding F0F1 ATP synthase subunit epsilon, whose product MSEIDVEIVAVEREIWSGKATFVFTRTTSGEIGILPHHIPLVAQLVDDAAVKIEREGDDDLWWAIDGGFLSITDTKVSILVESAQARADIDESKAKTDSGSEDPRVAAQGRARLRALGQTV is encoded by the coding sequence ATGTCCGAGATTGACGTCGAGATTGTCGCCGTCGAGCGTGAGATCTGGTCGGGTAAGGCCACATTCGTCTTTACCCGCACGACCTCCGGTGAAATCGGCATCCTGCCGCACCACATTCCGTTGGTGGCGCAGCTGGTGGACGATGCAGCGGTGAAGATTGAGCGCGAGGGCGATGATGACCTGTGGTGGGCGATCGACGGGGGATTCCTGTCGATCACCGACACCAAGGTGAGCATCCTGGTTGAGTCCGCACAGGCTCGTGCGGATATCGACGAGTCCAAGGCCAAGACCGATTCCGGTTCTGAGGATCCACGGGTTGCGGCGCAGGGACGCGCGCGTCTGCGTGCCCTTGGCCAGACGGTTTAG
- a CDS encoding DUF2550 domain-containing protein — protein sequence MIEISVIAVLALAVAALSFRLLKLRNGGTAALLRDVPEAGEGRWRHGVMRYRESQAEFYRLSSVRLWPDRQLSRRELEIIDRRIPRGDEYDIMTAEIVVLQLRDGARTYEMALDRGALTAFMSWVESRPSPRAERRSRER from the coding sequence ATGATCGAGATATCGGTCATCGCCGTCCTTGCTTTGGCGGTGGCTGCATTGAGCTTTCGTCTGCTCAAGTTGCGCAATGGCGGCACCGCGGCACTGCTGCGCGATGTGCCGGAGGCGGGGGAGGGCCGCTGGCGACACGGCGTGATGCGCTATCGCGAATCTCAGGCCGAGTTCTATCGGCTCTCCAGCGTGCGGCTCTGGCCCGATCGCCAGCTCTCGCGGCGTGAACTGGAAATCATCGACCGGCGGATTCCGCGCGGTGACGAGTACGACATCATGACGGCAGAGATCGTGGTGCTGCAGCTGCGCGATGGTGCGCGCACCTACGAAATGGCACTGGATCGCGGTGCGTTGACCGCATTCATGTCCTGGGTTGAGTCGCGGCCCTCACCGCGTGCGGAACGCCGCAGTCGCGAGCGTTAG
- a CDS encoding cob(I)yrinic acid a,c-diamide adenosyltransferase, whose translation MHLTRIYTRTGDDGTTGLSDFSRVSKSDPRLAAYADCDEANAAIGVAVVLGNPSQSVGSVLLQIQNDLFDAGADLSTPVVPDPEYPPLRITQPYIDRLEHWCDQYNADLPKLNSFVLPGGTPLSGLLHVARTVARRAERSAWAAIDAYPDSTNVLTAKYLNRLSDLLFILSRVANDGKDTLWKPGGPAQPA comes from the coding sequence GTGCATCTGACTCGCATCTATACCCGCACCGGAGATGACGGAACCACGGGTCTGAGCGACTTCTCGCGTGTATCGAAGAGTGATCCGCGGCTGGCCGCATACGCCGACTGTGACGAGGCCAACGCCGCGATCGGCGTCGCGGTTGTGCTCGGGAACCCAAGCCAATCGGTCGGTTCGGTACTACTGCAGATCCAGAACGATCTCTTTGACGCCGGCGCGGACCTGTCCACTCCCGTCGTACCCGATCCCGAGTACCCACCGCTGCGGATCACCCAGCCCTATATCGACCGTCTCGAGCACTGGTGCGACCAGTACAACGCCGATCTGCCGAAACTGAATTCGTTTGTGCTGCCGGGCGGTACCCCACTATCCGGGTTGTTGCACGTGGCGCGGACCGTGGCACGTCGGGCAGAACGGTCGGCCTGGGCGGCCATCGACGCCTATCCCGACAGCACCAATGTGCTCACCGCCAAGTACCTCAACCGGCTCTCGGATCTGCTGTTCATCCTGTCGCGGGTTGCCAACGACGGTAAGGACACTCTCTGGAAGCCCGGCGGCCCGGCGCAGCCCGCCTAA
- the murA gene encoding UDP-N-acetylglucosamine 1-carboxyvinyltransferase produces the protein MSEHFLVTGGARLTGNVAVTGAKNSVLKLMAAALLAEGTSTITNCPDILDVPLMADVLRGLGATVELEGDVVRITSPDEPKYEADFAAVRQFRASVCVLGPLVGRCRRAKVALPGGDAIGSRPLDMHQAGLRQLGAECTIEHGCVVAEAKALHGADIQLEFPSVGATENILMAAVLADGVTTIHNAAREPDVVDLCTMLVQMGAQIEGAGTSTLTVIGVPKLHPTEHRVIGDRIVAATWGLAAAMTRGDVTVTGVDPEHLQLVLHKLHDAGATVTQNDNGFRVVQYERPKAINVATLPFPGFPTDLQPMAIGLAAIADGTSMITENVFEARFRFVEEMMRLGADARTDGHHAVVRGIRQLSSAPVWSSDIRAGAGLVLAGLVADGVTEVYDVFHIDRGYPLFVENLQSLGAEVERVS, from the coding sequence GTGAGCGAGCATTTCTTGGTGACCGGCGGCGCCCGGCTTACCGGCAACGTGGCAGTAACCGGCGCCAAGAACAGCGTGCTCAAGCTGATGGCCGCCGCTCTTCTTGCTGAGGGAACAAGCACCATCACCAACTGCCCGGACATCCTTGATGTGCCGCTGATGGCGGATGTCCTGCGGGGATTGGGCGCCACGGTGGAACTAGAGGGCGATGTTGTCAGGATCACTTCTCCCGATGAACCCAAGTACGAGGCTGATTTCGCGGCAGTGCGGCAGTTCCGGGCTTCGGTGTGTGTCTTGGGTCCCCTGGTGGGGCGCTGCCGGCGTGCCAAGGTGGCGTTACCGGGCGGAGATGCGATCGGCTCACGTCCACTCGACATGCATCAGGCGGGATTGCGACAGCTTGGAGCGGAGTGCACCATCGAACATGGGTGCGTGGTCGCCGAGGCAAAAGCGTTGCATGGAGCTGATATTCAGCTTGAGTTCCCATCCGTGGGGGCGACCGAGAACATCTTGATGGCAGCGGTTCTCGCGGATGGCGTCACTACCATCCACAACGCCGCGCGCGAACCGGACGTGGTGGACCTGTGCACCATGCTGGTCCAGATGGGTGCCCAGATAGAGGGTGCTGGAACGTCGACGTTGACGGTGATCGGTGTTCCGAAGCTTCATCCCACCGAGCATCGCGTCATTGGAGACCGAATCGTCGCTGCCACTTGGGGTTTGGCTGCTGCGATGACGCGTGGCGATGTCACGGTGACGGGAGTGGATCCGGAGCACCTGCAGCTCGTGCTGCACAAGCTGCATGATGCCGGTGCGACAGTGACCCAGAACGACAACGGATTTCGTGTGGTTCAGTACGAGCGCCCCAAAGCGATCAATGTGGCCACGTTACCGTTCCCGGGATTCCCAACTGACCTGCAGCCCATGGCAATTGGGCTTGCAGCGATAGCCGACGGCACCTCCATGATCACCGAGAACGTCTTCGAGGCCCGATTCCGTTTCGTCGAGGAGATGATGCGGTTGGGGGCCGACGCGCGGACCGACGGGCACCATGCGGTAGTTCGGGGTATCCGTCAACTGTCCAGTGCGCCGGTGTGGTCATCGGACATCCGGGCCGGCGCCGGACTCGTGCTTGCGGGGTTAGTGGCGGATGGCGTCACCGAGGTATACGATGTCTTTCATATCGACCGCGGTTACCCGTTGTTCGTGGAGAACCTCCAGAGCCTGGGTGCCGAAGTCGAGCGGGTCAGCTAG
- a CDS encoding DUF4436 domain-containing protein encodes MQALKGRFKLKPTATTVGAVVLVLVIYVGFLVIYRMLDHHSGSASADLDLSRDNETVVVIDLQDLRTVNNRLDSEIVVLPAKANLDAFGLLNADMSVRLVSSLDYGERHFPRGTLPAAMDDTLIATGDAQSWPFDEYSTEKLRAEVMVGNGEGRRTVPARIEVIGSLGGWRVSTETSQAPAGKGDQTTITLVRARGTLAFDVGICLVLITLPTMALIVAIETVRGRKKFHPPLTTWFGTMLFAIVPLRNILPGAPPPGAWIDQALVLWVLIALVVAMVLYVEAWWKQSE; translated from the coding sequence GTGCAGGCATTGAAGGGGCGCTTCAAACTGAAGCCGACTGCCACCACCGTAGGTGCGGTCGTACTCGTGCTAGTCATTTATGTCGGATTTCTTGTCATCTACCGGATGCTGGATCATCATTCGGGGTCGGCGTCGGCGGACCTCGATCTATCCCGGGACAACGAGACTGTGGTGGTCATCGATCTGCAGGATTTGCGGACCGTAAATAACCGGTTGGATTCTGAGATCGTGGTGCTGCCCGCGAAAGCGAACCTTGACGCCTTTGGCCTGCTGAACGCGGACATGTCCGTCAGGTTGGTGTCATCGCTGGATTATGGGGAGCGGCATTTTCCGCGAGGCACGTTGCCCGCAGCTATGGACGACACTCTGATCGCAACGGGCGACGCGCAATCATGGCCCTTCGATGAGTACTCCACCGAGAAGCTGCGCGCAGAGGTGATGGTGGGCAACGGTGAAGGGCGACGTACCGTGCCCGCGCGGATCGAAGTGATCGGAAGCCTGGGCGGATGGCGCGTGTCGACGGAGACATCACAGGCTCCTGCCGGCAAGGGCGACCAGACCACAATTACGTTGGTGCGTGCCCGGGGCACGCTGGCATTCGATGTCGGTATCTGTCTTGTGTTGATCACGCTTCCGACGATGGCGCTGATTGTGGCGATTGAGACGGTCAGGGGGAGGAAGAAGTTCCACCCGCCGCTCACCACGTGGTTCGGCACCATGTTGTTCGCGATCGTGCCGCTGCGGAACATCCTGCCCGGAGCGCCGCCGCCGGGAGCGTGGATAGATCAAGCCTTGGTGCTGTGGGTGCTCATCGCCCTCGTGGTGGCGATGGTGCTCTATGTCGAAGCATGGTGGAAACAGTCCGAATAG
- a CDS encoding adenylate/guanylate cyclase domain-containing protein gives MANESIRAVSQRVGRALATITGQTGRLEAGDGYGSWLLGRYDESTLIQRIRIQLMLTVFVVAANLIGVAVVILLVLVAVPDPNVFDAPWWIHFVIVPVYVTLAVLIGAVWGTRRTFKVVRWALDEREPTKAEQRNAFAVPRRLTVVQAVLWAGGTALFTTLYGIQNPLYIPKIFFAVGFSGVVVCAANYLFTEFAMRPVAARALEAGYRRRRLASGIMVRTMLAWVLGSGVPAVGIMLAGVGALIFGNFTVDQLAVAVIIIAGAIPTFGLILIWISSWMLATPVKEVQSALKRVEQNDLDVNLVVYDGTELGELQAGFNTMAEGLRERERVRDLFGKHVGREVAAAAELQQPALGGEERHVAVLFADIVGSTQLAATRPAIEVVALLNRFFTVVVEEIDRYEGMVNKFEGDATLAVFGAPVRQDRPESQALAAARAIARRLRAEVPECQAGIGVASGQAVAGNVGAHDRFEYTVIGDPVNEAARLCELSKTVPGHLVASLDTVLRAHHREALHWRSGDTVTLRGRIEPTELAVPVA, from the coding sequence ATGGCAAACGAGTCGATTCGCGCAGTGTCGCAGCGAGTGGGCCGTGCCCTGGCCACGATCACCGGGCAGACCGGCCGACTCGAGGCCGGCGACGGGTACGGATCGTGGCTGCTGGGCCGCTATGACGAAAGCACGCTCATCCAGCGCATCCGCATCCAGCTGATGCTGACCGTGTTCGTGGTGGCCGCCAACCTGATTGGTGTCGCCGTCGTCATCCTGCTGGTGCTCGTCGCGGTGCCCGACCCGAATGTCTTCGATGCGCCGTGGTGGATCCACTTCGTGATCGTTCCGGTGTACGTCACGCTCGCGGTGCTCATCGGCGCGGTATGGGGCACCCGCCGGACCTTCAAGGTGGTGCGGTGGGCACTCGACGAACGGGAGCCGACCAAGGCCGAACAGCGCAATGCGTTCGCAGTCCCGCGGCGACTCACGGTCGTCCAGGCGGTCCTGTGGGCGGGCGGCACAGCCCTATTCACCACGCTCTACGGGATACAAAACCCGCTCTATATCCCCAAAATATTCTTCGCAGTGGGGTTCAGCGGTGTCGTGGTCTGCGCTGCCAACTATCTGTTCACCGAGTTCGCGATGCGGCCTGTCGCCGCACGAGCACTCGAAGCTGGATACCGCAGAAGACGACTCGCTTCCGGAATCATGGTGCGCACCATGCTGGCCTGGGTGCTGGGGTCTGGCGTGCCCGCCGTCGGCATCATGCTCGCCGGTGTCGGAGCGCTGATCTTCGGCAATTTCACGGTCGACCAGCTGGCGGTGGCGGTCATCATCATCGCCGGTGCGATCCCCACCTTCGGGCTTATCCTCATCTGGATCTCCTCGTGGATGCTCGCCACCCCGGTGAAGGAGGTTCAGTCCGCGCTCAAGCGTGTCGAACAAAACGACCTGGACGTGAACCTGGTGGTCTACGACGGCACCGAGCTGGGCGAGCTGCAGGCAGGTTTCAACACCATGGCGGAGGGCCTGCGCGAGCGCGAACGCGTCCGGGATCTTTTCGGCAAGCATGTCGGCCGCGAGGTCGCCGCTGCCGCAGAGTTGCAACAGCCCGCTCTCGGCGGCGAAGAACGCCACGTCGCAGTACTTTTCGCCGATATCGTCGGGTCTACACAGCTGGCAGCTACCCGGCCGGCCATCGAGGTGGTCGCACTGCTGAATCGATTCTTCACCGTCGTCGTCGAAGAAATCGACCGATACGAAGGCATGGTCAACAAGTTCGAGGGCGACGCCACCCTCGCGGTGTTCGGGGCGCCTGTTCGGCAAGACCGCCCCGAGAGCCAGGCGCTCGCCGCTGCTCGCGCCATTGCCCGCCGACTACGGGCCGAGGTCCCCGAATGCCAAGCAGGCATCGGCGTTGCCTCGGGGCAGGCGGTGGCCGGAAACGTCGGCGCCCACGACCGTTTCGAATACACCGTGATCGGCGATCCGGTCAATGAGGCAGCCCGGCTCTGCGAGCTCTCCAAAACCGTGCCCGGGCACTTGGTGGCTTCGTTGGATACCGTGTTGCGCGCACACCATCGCGAGGCGCTGCACTGGCGTTCCGGCGATACCGTGACCTTGCGTGGCCGCATAGAGCCCACCGAGCTTGCAGTACCTGTCGCCTAA
- the nucS gene encoding endonuclease NucS, producing the protein MRLVVAQCTVNYVGRLTAHLPSAKRLLLIKADGSVSVHADDRAYKPLNWMSPPCWLVETENEESAEADASTVWVVENKAGEQLRITIENIEHDSAHELGVDPGLVKDGVEAHLQELLAEHVALLGDGYTLVRREYMTPIGPVDLLCRDAGGATVAVEIKRRGEIDGVEQLTRYLELLNRDTTLAPVAGVFAAQQIKPQARTLAEDRGIRCLTLDYDAMRGMDSDEFRLF; encoded by the coding sequence GTGCGTCTCGTCGTAGCTCAATGCACCGTTAATTATGTCGGTCGGCTCACCGCCCATCTTCCGTCCGCCAAGCGGCTCCTGCTCATCAAGGCCGATGGTTCGGTGAGCGTGCACGCCGACGACCGCGCCTACAAGCCGTTGAACTGGATGAGCCCGCCGTGCTGGCTTGTCGAGACGGAGAACGAGGAGTCTGCCGAAGCGGATGCCTCGACCGTCTGGGTGGTGGAGAACAAGGCCGGTGAACAGCTGCGGATCACCATCGAGAACATCGAGCACGACTCGGCCCACGAGCTCGGGGTCGACCCCGGACTGGTCAAGGATGGAGTCGAGGCGCACCTGCAGGAGTTGCTCGCCGAGCACGTCGCGCTGCTCGGCGACGGATACACCCTGGTGCGGCGCGAGTATATGACGCCGATCGGGCCGGTTGACCTGCTGTGTCGGGACGCCGGCGGTGCGACCGTTGCGGTCGAGATCAAGCGCCGGGGCGAGATCGACGGCGTCGAGCAGCTCACCCGCTATCTCGAACTGCTCAACCGGGACACCACGCTGGCGCCCGTCGCCGGCGTCTTCGCGGCACAGCAGATCAAGCCGCAGGCTCGCACTCTTGCCGAAGACCGCGGAATCCGTTGTCTCACACTGGACTACGATGCGATGCGGGGAATGGACTCAGACGAATTCCGTTTGTTCTGA
- the mce gene encoding methylmalonyl-CoA epimerase, with the protein MTTSSPLDVPSILSTGLVTAIDHVGIAVPDLDAAIEWYHEHLGMILVHEEINEGQGVREAMLSFPGAEPGSSQIQLMAPLNESSPIAKFLSTKGAGLQQLAYRVTDIDALSDQLRAAGVRVLYDEPRIGTANSRINFLHPKDTGGVLIELVQPTQSH; encoded by the coding sequence ATGACGACATCGTCTCCTCTTGATGTTCCCTCGATCCTATCGACCGGTCTGGTGACCGCGATCGACCACGTGGGCATCGCGGTGCCCGACCTGGACGCCGCAATCGAGTGGTACCACGAACACCTGGGCATGATCCTGGTACACGAGGAGATCAACGAGGGGCAGGGAGTCCGCGAGGCGATGCTGTCCTTCCCCGGAGCAGAACCCGGTAGCTCACAGATCCAGCTGATGGCACCACTGAATGAGTCGTCGCCGATCGCCAAGTTCCTGAGCACCAAGGGAGCCGGCCTGCAGCAGCTGGCCTACCGCGTCACCGATATCGATGCGCTGTCCGATCAGCTCCGCGCCGCGGGCGTGCGAGTGCTGTACGACGAGCCGCGTATCGGCACCGCGAACTCACGGATCAACTTCCTGCATCCCAAGGACACCGGCGGCGTGCTCATCGAGCTCGTCCAGCCGACGCAGTCGCACTAG
- a CDS encoding acetyl-CoA C-acetyltransferase produces the protein MSTSVIVAGARTPVGRFQGSLKDFSGAQLGGIAIKGALEKAKVAPSAVDYVIMGQVLTAGAGQIPARQAAVAGGIGMDVPALTINKVCLSGVDAIALADQLIQAGEFEVVVAGGQESMTNAPHLLPKSRFGFKYGDVTLVDHMAFDGLHDAFTDQAMGILTEQRNAADKFTREEQDEFAARSHQHAARAWKDGVFADEVVSVQIPQRKGDPIEFAEDEGIRADTTAASLAGLRPAFSKDGTITAGSSSPISDGACAVVVMSKERAEREGLEWIAEIGAHGVVAGPDSSLQLQPANAIRKACEREGISPEQLDLVEINEAFALVGLASVKDLGIDPAKVNVNGGAIAIGHPIGMSGARITLHLAQELKRRGGGIGVAALCGGGGQGDALIVRV, from the coding sequence ATGAGCACGTCCGTGATTGTTGCTGGAGCGCGTACTCCCGTTGGCCGCTTCCAGGGATCGCTGAAGGACTTTTCGGGCGCTCAGCTCGGCGGTATCGCCATCAAGGGCGCCCTGGAGAAGGCCAAGGTGGCGCCGTCTGCGGTCGATTACGTGATCATGGGCCAGGTCCTCACCGCGGGCGCCGGCCAGATTCCCGCACGTCAGGCCGCCGTTGCCGGTGGAATCGGTATGGATGTTCCGGCGCTCACCATCAACAAGGTGTGCCTCTCGGGCGTCGACGCCATTGCGCTGGCTGACCAGCTGATTCAGGCCGGTGAGTTCGAGGTTGTCGTCGCCGGTGGGCAGGAATCGATGACTAACGCCCCGCATCTGCTGCCCAAGAGCCGCTTCGGTTTCAAGTACGGCGATGTGACGCTCGTTGACCACATGGCCTTCGACGGCCTGCATGACGCCTTCACCGACCAGGCCATGGGCATCCTCACCGAACAGCGCAACGCCGCCGACAAGTTCACCCGCGAGGAGCAAGACGAATTCGCGGCGCGCTCGCACCAGCATGCCGCCCGTGCGTGGAAGGACGGTGTCTTCGCCGACGAGGTGGTCTCGGTTCAGATCCCGCAGCGTAAGGGTGATCCGATCGAGTTCGCCGAGGACGAGGGCATCCGCGCGGACACCACTGCGGCATCGCTGGCGGGGCTGCGTCCGGCGTTCAGCAAGGACGGCACCATCACGGCGGGGTCGTCCTCGCCGATCTCCGACGGCGCCTGCGCGGTGGTGGTGATGAGTAAGGAGCGCGCGGAGCGCGAGGGGCTGGAGTGGATCGCCGAGATCGGTGCCCATGGTGTGGTCGCCGGCCCCGATTCCAGCCTGCAGCTGCAACCGGCCAACGCCATTCGGAAGGCTTGTGAGCGGGAAGGGATTTCCCCCGAGCAGCTCGATCTGGTCGAGATCAATGAGGCCTTCGCGCTGGTGGGCTTGGCCTCGGTGAAAGACCTGGGTATCGACCCGGCCAAGGTCAATGTCAACGGCGGAGCGATCGCCATCGGTCATCCCATCGGAATGTCGGGTGCCCGTATCACTCTGCACCTGGCGCAGGAACTCAAGCGCCGCGGCGGCGGAATCGGTGTGGCCGCACTGTGCGGCGGCGGCGGCCAGGGCGATGCCCTGATCGTGCGAGTGTGA
- a CDS encoding DUF3817 domain-containing protein, whose translation MTQLFDLRSTASRFRTVALLEAISWAGLLTGMFFKYVPDPGNEIGVKVFGWIHGIVFIAYLVLGFLAGREYRWSPLTWLLALLAGVAPLCSVIFVIWADKAGKLPVAGSAAAGDAGP comes from the coding sequence ATGACACAGCTTTTCGACCTGCGCAGCACCGCCAGCAGGTTTCGCACCGTCGCGTTGCTCGAAGCCATCAGCTGGGCAGGTCTGCTCACCGGGATGTTCTTCAAGTACGTGCCGGACCCGGGTAACGAGATCGGTGTGAAGGTCTTCGGCTGGATCCACGGCATCGTCTTCATCGCGTACCTGGTGTTGGGCTTCCTCGCGGGCCGCGAGTACCGCTGGAGTCCGCTCACCTGGTTGCTCGCACTGTTAGCTGGAGTTGCCCCATTGTGCAGTGTGATCTTTGTCATATGGGCTGATAAGGCGGGTAAATTGCCCGTCGCGGGGTCTGCGGCTGCGGGCGACGCTGGACCGTAG
- a CDS encoding tetratricopeptide repeat protein, translating to MTRPRPAMAAAMSGAVDLSALKQRAQEPTAPREPSAGDAWTVEVTEANLEAEVLAQSNRVPVIVLLGSPRSEASAALAATLGDLVAEDRGKWALARVNVDTSPQIAQVFGVQAVPTVVAVAAGRPITSFAGPQPADQLRRWLDSILDAVAGKLPDATAPDGEDVGESEYPEESTDPALAAARDALDSGDFEAARAAYQGLLDDGATGVVAAEATASVRQIEFLIRATAHPQDAVEVADATPGDIDAGLAAADVEVLSQQPDSAFDRLVALVRVTSDDERAKVRARLLELFELFDPADPAVVAGRRKLANALF from the coding sequence GTGACCCGACCACGTCCCGCGATGGCTGCGGCCATGTCCGGAGCTGTCGACCTCTCTGCTCTCAAGCAGCGCGCGCAGGAGCCCACGGCTCCTCGCGAGCCCTCGGCCGGAGATGCATGGACCGTCGAGGTGACCGAGGCGAATCTTGAAGCCGAAGTACTGGCGCAGTCCAATCGTGTCCCGGTCATCGTGCTGCTGGGGTCGCCGCGCAGCGAGGCCTCGGCGGCACTGGCCGCCACCCTGGGTGACCTGGTCGCGGAAGACCGCGGCAAGTGGGCCCTGGCGCGGGTCAACGTCGACACCAGTCCGCAGATCGCACAGGTTTTCGGTGTGCAGGCGGTGCCTACCGTGGTGGCGGTGGCCGCCGGGAGGCCAATCACCAGCTTCGCGGGACCTCAGCCCGCCGATCAGCTGCGGCGGTGGCTTGACTCCATTCTCGACGCGGTCGCCGGCAAGCTGCCCGACGCCACCGCGCCGGACGGGGAGGATGTCGGGGAGTCCGAATACCCCGAAGAAAGTACAGATCCGGCGCTCGCCGCGGCGCGTGATGCGCTCGACTCCGGAGATTTCGAGGCGGCCCGTGCCGCCTATCAAGGTCTGCTGGACGACGGCGCCACCGGGGTGGTCGCGGCCGAGGCAACCGCGTCGGTGCGTCAGATCGAGTTCTTGATCCGGGCGACGGCCCACCCTCAGGATGCGGTCGAGGTCGCCGATGCCACACCCGGTGACATCGACGCCGGGTTGGCTGCTGCCGACGTGGAAGTGCTTTCGCAGCAGCCGGATTCGGCCTTCGACAGGCTCGTCGCACTTGTTCGCGTGACCAGCGACGACGAACGCGCCAAAGTGCGTGCCCGGCTGCTGGAGCTGTTCGAGCTGTTTGATCCGGCCGATCCCGCGGTGGTCGCCGGGCGGCGCAAGCTCGCCAACGCCCTGTTCTGA